Proteins encoded by one window of Chryseobacterium sp. POL2:
- the nusB gene encoding transcription antitermination factor NusB, translating into MLGRRQIREKVIENLYSYYQNPIKQDLVEKNLVTEMSKIYNLYIYQLNFLVALKHVAENQIEIGKNKFIKIDSDINPNQKFVRNQILESLENNEERRSFTEKHKELTWDYNDEILIKTFQRIKAGKRYQDYMASQEISFEEDQKFIGKLFLRYIAENNDLHEKFEEFEMSWADDYHISNSMIQKTIGFLKEDVPSHTLVKAIKDEEDEEFAKKLLRQSLNNWEDAEKKLEERLVNWELERISLMDKIILVAAITEMDYFPQTPSKVIINEYIDISKVYASEKSNIFINGILDKYSKDNNRA; encoded by the coding sequence ATGCTTGGAAGACGACAAATCCGTGAAAAAGTAATAGAAAATCTCTATTCTTACTACCAAAACCCGATAAAACAAGATCTCGTAGAAAAAAATCTTGTGACAGAAATGTCAAAAATCTACAACTTGTACATCTATCAGCTCAACTTTTTGGTTGCGCTAAAACATGTTGCCGAAAACCAAATTGAAATTGGTAAAAACAAGTTTATTAAAATCGATAGCGATATTAATCCAAACCAGAAATTTGTACGTAACCAAATTTTGGAAAGTCTGGAAAACAACGAAGAACGCAGAAGTTTCACAGAAAAACACAAGGAACTAACCTGGGATTACAACGACGAAATCCTTATCAAAACCTTTCAAAGAATTAAAGCTGGAAAACGCTATCAAGACTATATGGCGAGCCAAGAAATTTCTTTTGAAGAAGATCAAAAATTTATCGGAAAGCTTTTTCTAAGATACATCGCAGAAAACAACGACTTACATGAAAAATTCGAAGAATTTGAAATGAGTTGGGCAGATGATTATCACATCTCTAACTCGATGATCCAGAAAACCATTGGATTCCTTAAAGAAGATGTTCCCAGCCATACTTTAGTTAAAGCGATAAAAGATGAAGAAGACGAAGAATTTGCAAAAAAACTTTTGCGCCAAAGTCTTAACAACTGGGAAGATGCAGAGAAAAAACTTGAAGAAAGATTGGTAAACTGGGAGCTGGAACGTATCTCACTGATGGACAAAATCATTTTAGTCGCTGCAATTACAGAAATGGACTATTTCCCACAAACACCTTCCAAAGTTATTATTAATGAATATATCGATATTTCTAAAGTCTATGCTAGCGAAAAATCGAATATCTTTATCAACGGTATTTTGGATAAATACAGCAAAGACAACAATAGAGCATAA
- a CDS encoding DUF1573 domain-containing protein encodes MKKSFKYLAIAAMAISIVACKKKDDTTLVADNSSAVVENQAMDAVVDEHAGHDHATEEDAMLEEAKKNPLTTVALKESDFSFGKIKKGDIVEHIYEITNTGTNPLIISSVKPGCGCTAPDYTKEPILPGKSGKITLKFDSSSFDGNVAKAADIYANVEKAPIRIGFTAEITN; translated from the coding sequence ATGAAAAAATCATTCAAGTATTTAGCAATCGCAGCCATGGCAATCAGCATTGTGGCATGTAAGAAAAAAGACGACACTACACTCGTAGCAGACAATAGTTCAGCAGTTGTAGAAAACCAAGCTATGGACGCTGTAGTAGATGAGCATGCAGGACATGACCACGCTACCGAAGAAGATGCAATGCTAGAAGAAGCTAAGAAAAACCCTTTGACTACTGTCGCGTTAAAAGAATCTGATTTTTCTTTTGGGAAAATTAAAAAAGGGGATATCGTAGAGCACATTTACGAAATTACCAATACAGGGACTAATCCATTAATCATCTCTAGTGTTAAACCAGGTTGTGGTTGTACAGCTCCAGATTACACAAAAGAGCCAATCCTTCCAGGAAAATCAGGAAAAATAACACTTAAATTCGATTCATCAAGCTTTGATGGAAATGTAGCAAAAGCTGCTGACATCTATGCAAACGTAGAAAAAGCACCTATCAGAATTGGTTTCACAGCCGAAATCACCAACTAA
- a CDS encoding beta-carotene 15,15'-monooxygenase codes for MPNNDFDIDQLKSAWQNQNVEDAYQQSDIEAMLNTKSRNYVKYLLWISIAEFLVFIGLLVFSLINKDNHSNFREILERLQIRDQEKIMQTMDNIYFVIKVLSLSLTGIFVYLFYNSFRKISIEDNLKQFILRILSFKKKVNAFIGINILLLVLYIISFSVYISIVMGEQSIHLNNTTKIGFITGVITALLLSILLIIIYYRVFYGILLKRLSKTLEQLRQIESDKNKF; via the coding sequence AACCAAAATGTCGAGGATGCCTACCAGCAATCTGACATCGAAGCCATGCTGAATACAAAATCCAGAAACTATGTTAAATACCTTCTGTGGATAAGTATTGCTGAGTTTTTGGTATTTATCGGTTTATTAGTTTTTTCATTAATCAACAAAGACAACCATAGCAACTTCCGAGAAATTTTGGAAAGATTACAAATTCGGGATCAGGAAAAAATCATGCAAACGATGGACAATATTTATTTTGTTATTAAAGTTCTGAGTTTGAGCTTAACAGGGATTTTTGTCTATTTATTTTATAACAGCTTCAGAAAAATAAGCATTGAAGATAATTTAAAACAATTCATCCTTAGAATCCTCAGTTTCAAGAAAAAAGTCAATGCTTTTATCGGCATCAATATTCTGCTTTTGGTTTTATACATTATATCGTTCAGCGTTTACATCAGCATTGTCATGGGAGAACAAAGCATTCACCTCAACAACACCACCAAAATAGGATTTATTACCGGGGTTATTACCGCTTTATTGTTAAGCATTCTCCTCATCATCATTTACTATCGCGTTTTCTATGGTATTTTATTAAAAAGGCTTAGCAAAACTTTAGAACAACTTCGACAAATAGAATCCGATAAGAATAAATTTTAA